In one window of Camelina sativa cultivar DH55 chromosome 15, Cs, whole genome shotgun sequence DNA:
- the LOC109129240 gene encoding uncharacterized protein LOC109129240, with protein sequence MEDYWDIEEAQQRSKTYSDARMSDRNGLGPHVHLSGPKSYRQLQDEMVEELGREVRLGEVFIKAHTKPDGTYVDRKAEKIAGTYEKTVQERLSQLEAESFAVSDGESRPRDLTTEEYT encoded by the exons ATGGAGGATTACTGGGACattgaagaagcacaacaaaggagTAAAACCTACTCTGATGcccgtatgtctgaccgtaacgGCCTAGGTCCTCACGTACACCTCTCAGGGCCAAAGTCGTATCGACAGCTTCAAGACGAAATG gttgaggaattgggaagagaagtccgacttggtgaggtttttatCAAGGCACATACAAAGCCTGATGGTACATATGTTGATCGGAAGGCAGAGAAGATTGCTGGAACTTATGAGAAGACTGTTcaagagaggttgtctcagCTCGAGGCAGAGTCTTTTGCTGTGTCGGATGGAGAATCACGGCCACGGGACCTCACAACAGAagaatatacataa
- the LOC104748891 gene encoding serine/arginine repetitive matrix protein 1-like — protein MPNRGKKRKVGPNVTQRATGATPNRRPNTLPSRYNFTPAGQDPPPLQTPEAQVGSLQRQSPAQIRNYTPPQQLFQNSSTHPPPPKLHRTPSEEVHFNPRTQGRSHDVSPPSPVRPSQTQARLQVRSQARSREVSPPSPVRPSQPQARSQSHPSHPSSQGNNFEEESSPVLPELQSDVLRALNALLVVPDRDQFTTVLSPTPAPNTQCF, from the exons ATGCCAAATCgagggaagaagaggaaggttgGTCCTAACGTTACTCAGAGAGCGACAGGGGCAACACCAAATCGACGGCCTAATACTCTGCCTAGTCGGTACAACTTCACGCCGGCGGgacaagatcctcctcctctgcaGACGCCTGAAGCACAAGTCGGCAGTTTGCAACGACAGTCTCCAGCCCAGATCCGGAACTATACTCCGCCGCAACAACTTTTTCAGAACTCATCTACACATCCACCTCCACCCAAGCTACACCGGACTCCTTCAGAAGAAGTCCACTTCAATCCACGGACTCAGGGGAGAAGTCATGATGTCTCTCCGCCTTCTCCAGTTCGACCCTCTCAAACTCAGGCGAGACTTCAGGTGAGAAGTCAGGCCAGAAGTCGGGAAGTCTCTCCGCCTTCTCCAGTTCGACCCTCACAACCTCAGGCGAGAAGTCAGTCGCATCCATCGCATCCATCATCTCAAGGGAACAACTTTGAAGAAGAATCTTCTCCGGTGTTGCCCGAACTACAGTCCGATGTGTTGCGTGCTCTAAATGCATTGCTTGTGGTTCCAGACAGGGATCAGTTCACCACTGTCCTCTCTCCCACACCCGCACCGAACACCCAATG cTTCTAA